GGTTTGTTGTAATGGTGGGTTTGCTGCTTTGTTCTTGGctggttttttttatatattaaaaaaaaaatcttggttGGTTTGGTAATGGTTAAATAATGGGTTTTGGTGTTGTGTTGcctttgttgttggtggtggtatGGTTGAGAGAATGAGGCAGTGATAGAACGTGAAAGAAATTAGAGATAGAAGAGAGAGatgattttaaattattttattgtataatttatattattttaatgtgttatatgttaaaataaaagttgggatgttgaatatattgtaaaatgatattgtataatagataaattagCTTTTAAGAGGGATATTATTTAGAAGTTTAGATGCTAATGCTCTTTTAAAGTCCAAATTCATTTTGTAGAATATTATTCACTTttaaacacttaattaattggatataatttatagttttGTTAATCTCATGGACTTTATAATATATTCACTCTCTTAAAGTCTATTGCATGCATGCATTCTTACGATTATTTTCATGAAACTCCAATCAATTTATGCCATGCAATCAAttgtttttaatcttttttacaTACCAATTATAATTGATTAGTGATAACCACGTGTTTAACCTTGATTCACTGAAAATTGCATGTTAACCATCAAAACTTTATCCAATTATAACTTTTAATCCACAGGCCACATTTGTGTGCGCGATATATCATTTGGATAGTTACAACTTCAAGATTTAAAAATGATGCATTAAAAGATCAAACAgtcaaaattatgatttttccCTTAAGTTGCAAAATGATTGTTTCACTTTTGTGATGAGGTTACGCTCTGTTTCTTTCGCTAAAAAACCTtttgtaaatataatttttcatattttccagtgtttgatagtagtaccaaaaaaaaaaaattggagccGCCTAAAAATAGAGTGTCTACAACCTCAAGAGTCAAGAGCCGcctaaaaattttataagatatTAGTTGTTGATTCTATCGTTCTTTTAGTAATTATCAATTAAATCACAAAAAGTAACGACACTGCCACTTTTTAGATGGAACACGTAAGAACACTTTTATATTCAAATGCTCTACCACTTTCTAGCTAggttgtttctcaaaaaaaaaaaaaaaatttctagctaggttttatttttaagatggCATGCTTATACATGtgcatttttttgttaaaaggcTTTATTCTATCCAATGCGTTATAGTAAGCCGCCATGCCCTGCATGAATTTCATGTGAAAATTTACTAGTCCAACCTAGTTAAGTAATCTAGTCATAGCATTATGTATTACTTATTTACTGATTATTATGCTTTTCTTACCGTTAAATCTTATTACACACTTTTTAGTGtacatttatatatactttttttaaaattttgttttaaaaacatgattttacaATTAATCCATGTGACGGTGTATATATGATAAATATACAATAGCCCGTACATGATAATCACTGCTCTTAATTTTACATGATTGATCACGAGTGAGACATAACTGTTTAACTTTTCGAAGCCATGGGTTTATCATGTAATTTAGGAGAGGTTTGTGATCGTTAGGCCGATGCATGCAATGATCACAGAGCAATCCATTGGTTTTTTGATAAGCAGAGCAATCCATTCTTTGATTCACCATAGTTAAGTTGGAAACATGGCTGATTCCCACggtctaaaaaaaaagattggcaATGTGGCTTAGGCCCAAAAACGGAGAAAAAGCTTAACAAGGGCCTAAAAGCACAGAGTGAtccattctttttttggaaataggTAACTGAGCTCATGGAAGCCATCATTAGCTTTGGTGGTCCTATTTCTTTGGATCTTCTGTCAAATATATCTTTTGGTGATTGGAGAACAGTTACATCTTCCAAACCTAATGGAATTAGCGGGCCGATAACACCAAGGATTGATCTAACAACTCCTAAGGCCTCACAAGATCCATAAGATTTTGTGTTCCGAATGTCTAGCCAGCTTCTTTTAATTAGCTGATGTATTGGACAAGGACGGTCCTTAAAGAAGTTTGAACACggtagaaaaattaataaaaataaaaagaagagtgAACCTATCACTTAATGGCCCTCTAAAGTTGAACACCAACAAAATTTACTTGGGCCTGCGAAGGCTGAAGGTGTACAGTCTATTTGCCCAATCAGATCTCTCCTATTGTCATTCTCCACCAAACTCAAAACCCATTTCGGCCTTGTAGTATTGTGTGTATGTAGTGTGTAATAGTACCAATAGACGCTGCCTCACACACACATACGCAAactccaaagaaaataaatttttataggtTTACACTTTACATTGTACTAGTAATGTAAACTTACATTATAAACACACAAATTGTGATGAATGTTGTATACATTTACAAAAAATGTACAATGTAAACtaagtattttcaaaaaaaaaaaatcgaatttGCACAGAATGATGTAATATTCCTATATTCCATTGCATACTAGTTTGACATGTCAAAGAAGTGAGATTTTAAAGATACATATCAACAAATTACACTACTCAACCTGGGAGAAGATCACTAAAATGTGCTTGTTTTCGGATTACTCTTTTTTATCTGTTGTGTTGAAATTCGTTCTCAGACCTTAGCTTCTACAATGGAAGATTGCTCAGTACATAGAGAAGAGAAATATAGAGCAAGAAGCAAGATTGAGAGAATGAATTTTCTATATAGATAATTAGCCTACTCTGTTCCTTATATACAGCAACGGATGCGGGAAAAGGAATAACAGAAAAATAACTAACTAAGCTACCTATCAAAGCTGTACACGTGTTACCTACAGTACAACAAACTAACCAATTATGAACAATAGCAAAACTACAAGTCGTTTTGCTCACAACTACTACATGTAGCTTATGAACAGTATTACAAACTAAGCACAATTACGAACTAAACAAACTAAGCAACCTTTAACATGTTGTCTGGTGGAAGTTGAGAAAGGCTTTGGTTCTTTTTCATGTGCTTAAATTCATAGGCCAAAAGTGTTCAAATCTACAATTGGAGTAATTTTCTTCCAGATAATTATTATTCAACAGAGCACTGTCCAACCATGCTAAACAATCTAATCccctttattaaaattttatttttaaatcgcTATATTAAATTCATAACATTGATATAAACCGTTAACAACACAATCAAGCAACAATCAACGTTCAAAGTTACATTTCGTACGTATACTCCTTTCAGAATTTCGAGCAAACTATACGTTGATTCAATCATTCTGGGTATGTTTGGttgtattgtttaaacaacagttttcattatttaaataatacaacATGTatttccacaacatttttccatccacatgtatttttacaacacttaaacaatgttactaaaataatattaccaGACAAGCCATCTAATGCTATGACCAGTACGCGGAGGAGTTTTGGTccataaaaatgttatatcctGCACGTGATTTAGAATAAGTTCATAGATAAAATAGAATGAGTAACGAGAAGAAGAGGAACAACATACTTACTGGATATATTCGACATTAATTTTTGCTTTGGGAGAGCGTGAGATGGCTGCAAAAGCATTACTCAAAATGAGGAGGGTAGAAGGGCACGGCGATTGTGGGCAGTAATCCACCACCTTAACATCAATGGTACCGTCCTTACATGGTTTGTTATTTCCACTTAAGCACCTCAGCCTATAACGCCTCCCACAAGCAGCACCATTATCCCACAATCCCTCACTCACTGCCACAAAAAGATTTCCCGGAGGGAACTGTTCTTGTTGATTTCCATTGCACCTTGTAGCTGTATTAAGATATTCTAATTAATGAGCATTTTAATTAGCTGTACTATAAAGCAAACTAGGCATTACGCGCATGCTTCGACCTAAAGGAAATGCAAAAAGTATTGCCTATGATCAATACTCCTAAAAGTTTATCCCTGCGAGTTAccgaaaagaaaaattttatcttttcccATTATTGTACTACTTGAGATCGATGTATGGAGCATCAAGAGCCTAGTAACTTATAAGTGGCTTTATTTGTTCTTCTTTTATGAGAGAACCAAAATTGAAGCCTCTCTCTTATTATTGCAGCTACcgaattatattatataaaaaatatatatatgagcaaaaCTGCGTAGTATACTTACGCATATATGGAGGACCATAAGAAGCAGCTGTGCATATGTCCCCAAGAACTCGGCTTATTAAGCCAAACACAATTGCCATGATCACCAAGTGCCTCATATATAATTAGCAAAGGAAAACACCAAATAATTTCTGCTCTACAAATACATTTGCTTCGTGTCAAATTATATAGCTGGGATTGAagtttctctctccctctgaagagcttttttttttttttttggctgagatCTGAAGAGCTTATTTTAGTTCTCGTGAAAGGAGGTTCACGAATATTTTACTGTTTACAAGTTAAAGTTTCTTCTAAGATAAGCATTGAAAGGGGTCACGGGATCTTATCATTGGAAGGGGTCACGGGATCCTACCATTAGCGTGTGTTTGGCAAAAGTTATTTTTGCTAATTCATTTTACtactcaatttatttttactattatttatgaaCCTCACTACACTTGTTGGTTCTATTCATAAgtcttactgtactattttagctaacctTCATCTtaatctatagtactttcaacaaaaatttttcagtttcagcaaaataagccgATCCCAAATAGAcctataattaaataattgaatgAAGGGGTCTCCTCAATATTTTAATGTGCAGTGCAAACCCCAATATTTGTTTTTAAGCCGAGTAAAAATATGAGCTCTTCTTCTGTTATTTTCTTCACCTCtactttgttttaaaaaaaattattttatgctttttcatttaaagtatattaatttattaggcAGAAAACTTATATACAATGGCGTGTGaatgtattctcttatctcattcccttctcctatatatgtgtgtgtgtgtgtgtgtgtg
This genomic stretch from Castanea sativa cultivar Marrone di Chiusa Pesio chromosome 1, ASM4071231v1 harbors:
- the LOC142611107 gene encoding EG45-like domain containing protein 2 encodes the protein MRHLVIMAIVFGLISRVLGDICTAASYGPPYMPTRCNGNQQEQFPPGNLFVAVSEGLWDNGAACGRRYRLRCLSGNNKPCKDGTIDVKVVDYCPQSPCPSTLLILSNAFAAISRSPKAKINVEYIQI